The following proteins come from a genomic window of Vallitalea longa:
- a CDS encoding ROK family transcriptional regulator, producing MNNNNVKGTSALRQKNRIQIIDYIRKNAPVTRIDIFNGTKISRPTITRIVKQLVEEKIVEESGIVETHAGRKPIYLKLRKSALCCLGMNIYRNSITASIIDLDKNILISRKDSISDVQSEEEFLECILRMIYKLIDESNILINHVIGIGIGSSGVVDYDKGILLNFNPYLNIRNIHLKDFLEGELDIPTFVDNNPNTRALGEYWYGYGKGHRNIAYIVCGEGIGSGIIADGNILRGKNNITGEFGHMTVAVNGRQCNCGRKGCVEAYCSTEQIEKILMEDLIKVDKSPIMDYCKENDEVLSYSLICEFYEKDIFCKKVIDQAVEILSIGLSNLMGILNSEIIILSGELFENNFVFEQVVARTKKNVFTKSIGNIEFKKREQMDYVYEIGAGALVYKSYFKNV from the coding sequence ATGAATAACAACAATGTAAAAGGAACATCAGCTCTTAGACAAAAAAATAGGATACAGATTATTGACTATATAAGAAAGAATGCACCTGTAACACGTATAGATATCTTTAATGGTACCAAGATTTCAAGACCTACCATAACAAGGATAGTTAAACAGTTGGTAGAAGAAAAAATCGTTGAAGAAAGTGGTATAGTTGAAACTCATGCTGGACGTAAACCTATATATCTAAAATTAAGAAAATCTGCATTATGTTGCTTAGGCATGAATATATACAGGAATAGTATTACAGCTTCTATTATTGATTTAGATAAAAATATATTAATTAGTAGGAAAGATTCTATAAGTGATGTTCAATCAGAAGAGGAATTTCTAGAATGTATATTAAGGATGATATATAAATTGATAGATGAATCCAATATATTAATTAATCATGTAATTGGGATAGGAATCGGTTCATCAGGTGTAGTTGATTATGATAAAGGTATTTTACTTAATTTTAATCCTTACCTCAACATTAGAAATATACATCTGAAAGATTTTTTGGAAGGAGAATTAGATATACCAACTTTTGTAGATAATAACCCTAATACCAGAGCTCTAGGTGAATATTGGTATGGTTATGGTAAAGGACATAGAAATATAGCATACATAGTATGTGGCGAAGGTATCGGAAGTGGTATTATTGCTGATGGAAATATTCTAAGAGGGAAAAATAATATTACTGGTGAATTTGGACATATGACAGTAGCTGTTAATGGAAGACAGTGTAATTGTGGTAGAAAAGGATGTGTAGAGGCTTATTGTTCAACAGAGCAAATAGAAAAAATCTTAATGGAAGATTTAATAAAAGTCGATAAATCACCTATTATGGATTATTGTAAAGAAAACGATGAAGTGTTATCCTATAGTTTAATATGCGAATTCTATGAAAAAGATATCTTTTGTAAAAAGGTAATAGACCAAGCAGTAGAAATTCTTAGTATAGGGTTGTCTAATCTTATGGGGATTCTCAATTCAGAAATAATTATTCTGTCTGGTGAACTATTTGAAAATAATTTTGTTTTTGAGCAAGTTGTAGCAAGAACTAAAAAGAATGTTTTTACAAAATCAATTGGCAATATTGAATTTAAAAAAAGAGAACAGATGGATTATGTATATGAAATTGGAGCGGGTGCTTTAGTATATAAATCTTATTTTAAGAATGTATAG